From one Scophthalmus maximus strain ysfricsl-2021 chromosome 19, ASM2237912v1, whole genome shotgun sequence genomic stretch:
- the LOC118314208 gene encoding betaine--homocysteine S-methyltransferase 1, which produces MAPAKKGILERLDAGEVVIGDGGFVFALEKRGYVKAGPWTPEAAAEYPEAVRQLHREFLRAGANVMQTFTFYASDDKLENRGNKLTFTGAQINEAACDLAREVASEGDALVAGGVSQTPSYLSCKSEKDVKAIFKKQLDVFIKKDVDFLIAEYFEHVEEAVWAVEMLKETGKPVAASLCIGPDGDMHGISPGECAVKLVKAGAQIVGVNCHFDPMTCVQAVKMMKEGVEKAGLKAHYMVQPLAFHTPDCSCQGFIDLPEFPFGLEPRILTRWDMHKYAREAYKAGIKFIGGCCGFEPYHIRAVAEELATERGVLPAGSEKHGSWGAGLEMHTKPWVRARARRDYWENLKPASGRPQCPSMSVPDGWGVTKGHTDLMQQTEATSQDQLKQLFDRSKTQ; this is translated from the exons ATGGCACCAGCAAAGAAG GGAATCTTGGAGCGTCTTGACGCTGGCGAGGTCGTGATCGGCGATGGAGGTTTCGTGTTTGCCCTGGAGAAGAGGGGCTACGTCAAGGCTGGTCCCTGGAcccctgaagctgctgcagaataCCCTGAAGCCG TGCGACAGCTGCACAGGGAGTTCCTGAGGGCGGGGGCCAACGTCATGCAGACCTTCACCTTCTACGCCAGTGATGACAAACTGGAGAACAGGGGCAACAAGCTCACCTTCACT GGAGCTCAGATCAACGAGGCCGCCTGCGATTTGGCCCGCGAGGTCGCCAGCGAGGGCGATGCCCTGGTCGCCGGAGGAGTGTCTCAGACTCCATCCTACCTGAGCTGCAAGAGTGAGAAGGACGTGAAGGCCATCTTCAAGAAACAGCTGGACGTTTTCATCAAGAAAGACGTGGACTTCCTGATTGCTgag TACTTTGAGCATGTTGAGGAGGCCGTGTGGGCCGTGGAGATGCTGAAGGAAACAGGGAAGCCTGTGGCTGCCTCTCTGTGCATCGGACCAGACGGAGACATGCACGGCATCTCCCCTGGAGAGTGTGCCGTCAAGCTGGTCAAAGCCG GTGCCCAGATTGTCGGAGTCAACTGCCACTTCGACCCCATGACCTGTGTGCAGGCTGTTAAGATGATGAAGGAGGGAGTGGAGAAGGCAGGGCTGAAGGCTCACTACATGGTGCAGCCGCTGGCATTCCACACCCCCGACTGCAGCTGTCAGGGATTCATCGATCTGCCAGAGTTCCCCTTCG GTCTGGAGCCCAGGATCCTGACCCGCTGGGACATGCACAAGTACGCCAGAGAGGCCTACAAGGCGGGCATCAAATTCATTGGTGGCTGCTGCGGATTCGAGCCTTACCACATCAGGGCCGTGGCTGAGGAGCTGGCCACTGAGAGAGGCGTCCTCCCCGCTGGGTCAGAGAAACACGGCAGCTGGGGTGCTGGTCTGGAGATGCACACCAAGCCCTGGGTCAGAGCCAG AGCCCGACGTGACTACTGGGAGAACCTGAAGCCAGCCTCCGGTCGCCCCCAGTGTCCCTCCATGTCTGTCCCTGACGGCTGGGGTGTCACCAAGGGCCACACTGATCTCATGCAGCAGACAGAGGCCACCTCTCAGGACCAACTCAAACAGCTGTTCGAC